From Fundulus heteroclitus isolate FHET01 chromosome 14, MU-UCD_Fhet_4.1, whole genome shotgun sequence, the proteins below share one genomic window:
- the LOC110367565 gene encoding LOW QUALITY PROTEIN: E3 ubiquitin/ISG15 ligase TRIM25 (The sequence of the model RefSeq protein was modified relative to this genomic sequence to represent the inferred CDS: inserted 2 bases in 1 codon) has protein sequence MAEQGYQMDSVKFSCSICLDLLKTPVTIPCGHNYCMNCIGNFWDDEDRKQSHSCPQCRQTFKPRPVLMKNTMLAELVEDLKKTGLQAAPADLCYAESEDVACDICTGRKMKAAKSCMFCLVSYCENHLQPHHDVPGLKKHKLVNPSKNLQENICSRHDEVMKIFCRTDQQCICYLCTMDEHKGHETVPAAAERAEKQKELQVRRQQIQQRIQDQEKDVKLLQQEVEAINVSADKAVEDSEKIFTEMIRLIQKRSSDVKQQIRSQQETERSRVKELQEKLEQEITELERKDAELKQLSVTEDHNQFLLNYPSLSALXVSLHTHPASIFVL, from the exons ATGGCAGAGCAAGGATATCAGATGGATTCTGTGAAATTCTCCTGTTCCATTTGTTTGGATCTCCTGAAGACTCCGGTGACTATCCCCTGTGGACACAATTACTGCATGAACTGTATTGGAAACTTTTGGGACGATGAGGACAggaaacaaagccacagctgccctcagtgtAGACAGACGTTCAAACCGAGGCCTGTTTTGATGAAAAACACCATGTTAGCAGAGTTGGTGGAGGatctgaagaagactggactccaagctgctccagctgatctctgctatgctgaatctgaagatgtggcctgtgataTCTGCACTGGGAGGAAGATGAAAGCTGCTAAGTCCTGTATGTTCTGCTTGGTTTCATACTGTGAAAATCACCTCCAACCTCACCATGATGTCCCTGGACTgaagaaacacaagctggtgaATCCGTCCaaaaacctccaggagaacatctgctctcgtcatgatgaggtgatgaagatcttctgtcgtactgatcagcagtgtatctgttatctctgcactatggatgaacataaaggccatGAAACAgtcccagctgcagcagaaagggcTGAGAAGCAGAAGGAGCTCCAGGTGAGACGACAACaaatccagcagagaatccaggaccaagagaaagatgtgaagctgcttcaacaggaggtGGAGGCCATCAATGTCTCTGCTGATAaagcagtggaggacagtgagaagatcttcactgagatgatccgtctcatccagaaaagaagctctgatgtgaagcagcagatcagatcccagcaggaaactgaaaggagtcgagtcaaagagcttcaggagaagctggagcaggagatcactgagctggagaggaaagacgctgagctgaagcagctctcagtcacagaggatcacaaccagtttctcctcaactacccctcactgtcagcact agtgagtctacacactcacCCAGCGTCAATTTTCGTCCTCTGA